The sequence below is a genomic window from Candidatus Thiodiazotropha endoloripes.
TGGAGACCGGATCGGGTGTGGCCACCTGCTCCTGACTCGGCTCAATAGCCTCAGCAACCCGCTGATCATCCCTAGCCGGGACCATCGAAGCCAGGTCGCCGGATTCGTTCGGATCAACTGGTGCGTCTGGATTGGGTACGAGGTTTTGCGCCACCGCATCCGGCGGCGGAAGAACGATCTCCTCCGCTTTCGGCTGACTTGCCATAGGTTCGGCCCGAGACTCAACGGTTGGTTCAAACAGGGAATTGATCGGCCCCTGAAGCAGCAACAGCAACAGAATCACCGATACCACCGGCACACCGATCATCAACAGCTGCTTTCGGTAGCCACTCAAAGCCTCCGGTTTTGACTCTCCCTGAATACCAACTTCATTCAGAATCGCGCTTGCCAGAGGCCCGGGTACCCCACCGGTCTCCTTGTACAAACGGTTCAGCTTGGTCTCATCGAGGGCAAAGTTTTCGGATAATCCCTCATTTTTAAGCAGATGACCCATAAATCCATTGGCTTCCTGTCGGGTCAGTACAGGCATATCGATGGCCTGAATCGATTGCGGGGTCATCACCTGCAGCTGAGGGGTGGAGAGTAGCAGATCGATCTGCTCATCAGCGAACAGCACGATACTCACCAGCCGGTCACCTTCAACCTGTCGCTCAAACAGACGCAACAGCGTCATCAGACTGGTGGGTGGCAACATCTGCGCATCATCGACCAGCAGTACCGGGGTCCTGCCGCGTTTTCTCAATACCTCAAATCGATCCGCCAGACGCTGCATGAGATTACCCGCAATGTCCGGTAGACCACTGCAACGGGCAATGAAGGCCAGCAACCGCTCAGGTTGCAACGTAGGCTCAGCAGAGAAATGGCAGACCATCCAATTCTCAGGTGCCATTTCCTGTAAGCGGGATGCCAGTAGTGATTTACCACTCCCTTCGGCACCCCGGACCAACGGCACCAATTCACTATTCTCGATCAGATGACGGATCAGATCGAGATGGGCGGTGACTTCCGGAGTTGAAAAGAACTCATTGTTATCAGACACATTTGTTTCCGTTATAAATGAGATCAGTCAGCGTAGTGCTGTAATGTTTGCTCGAGTTTTTTCAGATCAAAATCATCTGTAACCAAAGACTGGCCGATTTTATTCATCAGAACAAGTCTTAACTTGCCATCCATAACCTTTTTATCAACGGCCATAAGTTCAAGGAAGCGCTCTGGGGTTAAAGCCCTGGGTGGCGTTATCGGCAGTTTGGCCCGCTCAATCAGCTGCACCGTACGATCAAAATCCTGCTGCGGCATCCATCCCAATCGACAGGAGAGATCCGCAGCCATACACATGCCGGTCGCCACCGCCTCGCCGTGCAGCCACTCCCCATAACCCATGCCGGTTTCAATCGCATGACCGAAGGTATGCCCGAGATTGAGCAACGCCCTCTGCCCGGCCTCTTTTTCATCCGCTTCAACCACGTCCGCCTTACAGCGACAGGAGACCTGAATGGCGTAAGCCAACAACTCCGGATCCCGCGCAAGCAGACCATCCATATGCTCTTCAAGCCAGCTGAAAAAAGGCTCATCCACGATCAATCCGTATTTGATGACCTCCGCCAGCCCGGAGGCAAACTGCCGGTCATCCAGGGTTCTGAGGGTTGCGGTATCCGCCAGCACCAGACGGGGCTGGTAGAAGGCCCCAATCATGTTTTTACCAAGCGGGTGATTGACACCGGTTTTCCCACCCACGGAGGAATCCACCTGGGCCAACAGCGTGGTGGGCACCTGAATGAAGTGGACACCCCGTTGATAGGTCGCCGCAGCGAAACCGGTCATGTCGCCGATCACGCCACCACCCAGTGCAACCAGTGTCGATTGTCGGGTAAAACGCTGTTCAAGCATGGCGCTGTAGATCCTGTTTACCATCTCCAGCGTCTTGTACTGCTCACCATCCGGCAGGATACAAGTGGCCACATCGAAATCCGCCAGTGCGTTCAGGGTCTGCTCCAGATAGAGCGGGGCGACTGTTTCATTGCTGACCACCATCACCTGGCGACCTGGAATGGCCTCTTTATAGTGATTGGTCTCGGCATACACCCCTTCACCTATGTAGATCGGATAGCTGCGATCGCCTAAATCCACATCCAATCGTTGCTCATAATTACTCAAGACTTCTACCCTACGAGTTTAGTGAATTGATCTGCTTGCGAATATCCTGCACCACGGCCTGGGTGTTTCTGCCCTCGGTACTGATCAACAAGTCGGCGGTCTGGCGGTAGAGAGGATCACGCTCAGCCATCAGCGACTTGAGCTTGGCCATTGGATCATCGGTCTGCAGCAGAGGCCGGTTTTTATCTCGATGGGTTCGCTCATATTGTTGATCAACCGTACAGTGCAGATAGATCACCAGCCCTCTGGATGAGAGTGCTTTGCGGTTCTGTTCATTGATCACTGCACCACCACCGGTCGCAAGCACCACCTCATCTCTTTGAGTCAGCTCGTCGATCACCTCCTGCTCACGCTGGCGGAAACCCTGCTCACCTTCAAACTCGAAAATGGTCGGAATATCCACCCCGGTGCGCCGCTGAATCTCCAGATCGGAGTCGATAAACTCCTTCCGGAATTGCTCCGCAAGTTGGCGGCCGACCGTGGTCTTTCCAGCACCCATCGGGCCGATTAAAAAAAGATTTTGAACATGCATACTAACATCGGTAAGACGAAGTGGCGGTACAGTTAAGCTGAGTTTATACAGCAGATTTGACGCTACAGAAAAGCTTTATTCTATAAGTGAACTGTAAAGCTTCGTCCGAAGCAGCTTTGAAATTGTGCTAAACCAGTGTTTTCATACGAAAAAAGGCGTGCAACTAAGGCACGCCTTTTGATCCGGGTGAATCCGCTTGTTAACGAACGGTGAGGGTTTCCTTGAGGATTTTCGGGGTTACGAAAATCAGCAGCTCATTGTTGTCGTCAACCTGTTCGTTACGCCTGAACAGCACACCCGCATAGGGGATGTCACCAAAGAATGGGACCTTTTCAGTCGCCTTGGTCTTGTTTCTCTCAAACACGCCACCGAGAACCACGGTTTCACCATTGTCCACCAGGACGGTGGTTTCAATCTTACGGGTATCGATGGGTGGAACACCCAGGATGGAGCGTGTGTAGTCCGGACTATCCTTGTTAATAAGCAGATCCATTCTGACTCTGTCATCCGGGGTGATATGTGGAGTCACATCCAGCTTCAGCAGCGCTTCTTTAAAAGAGATCTTGGTCGCGCCACTCGCGGTTGCTTCCTGATAGGGGATTTCAACACCTTGCTTGATCGATGCCTGGGTCTGATCCGAGGTGATCACCCGCGGGCTGGAGACCAGTTCACCCCGGCCTTCAGTCTGCATCGCGGTAAGCTCAAGCTGCAACAGATAGCTGCCAACCTTGCCGACCAGGAAGTTAAGACCACCGGATGGGGAATTCACCGGCAGATTGACCATCAATGCCTCACGATTCGCATCAGTTGAGCTATCTCCATTGTTCTCGATTCCAGGAGCAATACCGAAAGAGTTATCGAGATGACCAGGCATGGCACCAGCAGTCAGAGTAAAGTTATCATCGAAAGAGCCATCGAAATTGGCGCCAAAACGCACACCGAGATCCTTGGCAAAATCGTTGTTGGCGATGACGATTCTGGATTCGATGAGTACCTGTCTGACCGGGATATCCAGCCTCTGCAGCAGACGTCGGATATCCTCGAGCTTGGCAGCTGTATCCTGGATCAACAGGGTGTTGGTCCTGACATCCACGGTGACATTACCACGCTCCGAGAGCAGACGATTCTCTTCAGACTTCAACAGATCCGCCAGATCCTGGGCCTTGGCATAGTTGACCTGGATGAAATCGGATCTCAAAGGCGCCAGCTCTTCAATCTTCTGCTGGGACTCAAGTTCCAACTGCTCTCTTGCGGCTACCTCTTCTGTTGGTGCCACCATGATAACGTTATCGATCTGTCGCTTGGTAAGACCTTTAGACTTGAGAATGATATCGAGAGCCTGATCCCAGGGTACGTTCTTCAGTCGTAGTGTAATCCGGCCGTCTACCGTATCACTGGTGACAAGATTCAAGCCGGTGAAATCAGCCAGCAGCTGCAGCACAGCGCGGACTTCGATATCCTGAAAGTTC
It includes:
- a CDS encoding AAA family ATPase, which gives rise to MSDNNEFFSTPEVTAHLDLIRHLIENSELVPLVRGAEGSGKSLLASRLQEMAPENWMVCHFSAEPTLQPERLLAFIARCSGLPDIAGNLMQRLADRFEVLRKRGRTPVLLVDDAQMLPPTSLMTLLRLFERQVEGDRLVSIVLFADEQIDLLLSTPQLQVMTPQSIQAIDMPVLTRQEANGFMGHLLKNEGLSENFALDETKLNRLYKETGGVPGPLASAILNEVGIQGESKPEALSGYRKQLLMIGVPVVSVILLLLLLQGPINSLFEPTVESRAEPMASQPKAEEIVLPPPDAVAQNLVPNPDAPVDPNESGDLASMVPARDDQRVAEAIEPSQEQVATPDPVSMDYSAVEVAPIDEGEAEAEKAVEQEVEADVGETEKPAEVIVETVESSAPPEAELSEPAPAPDLAPAMEEVTAEVTTDSSPAVTAADAAVEVESDEPAAAVAEVREVIAQPVEAVAPAVEAEVEADPFAESVAWVKSQPGENYTLQLIAVENLASLNRYIALNSLENQVVTVKTLRKGAPWYALIWGSFASRDQALAAQGDLPSAVRKGGVWARSFASLQNLP
- the aroB gene encoding 3-dehydroquinate synthase, which codes for MSNYEQRLDVDLGDRSYPIYIGEGVYAETNHYKEAIPGRQVMVVSNETVAPLYLEQTLNALADFDVATCILPDGEQYKTLEMVNRIYSAMLEQRFTRQSTLVALGGGVIGDMTGFAAATYQRGVHFIQVPTTLLAQVDSSVGGKTGVNHPLGKNMIGAFYQPRLVLADTATLRTLDDRQFASGLAEVIKYGLIVDEPFFSWLEEHMDGLLARDPELLAYAIQVSCRCKADVVEADEKEAGQRALLNLGHTFGHAIETGMGYGEWLHGEAVATGMCMAADLSCRLGWMPQQDFDRTVQLIERAKLPITPPRALTPERFLELMAVDKKVMDGKLRLVLMNKIGQSLVTDDFDLKKLEQTLQHYAD
- the aroK gene encoding shikimate kinase AroK, encoding MHVQNLFLIGPMGAGKTTVGRQLAEQFRKEFIDSDLEIQRRTGVDIPTIFEFEGEQGFRQREQEVIDELTQRDEVVLATGGGAVINEQNRKALSSRGLVIYLHCTVDQQYERTHRDKNRPLLQTDDPMAKLKSLMAERDPLYRQTADLLISTEGRNTQAVVQDIRKQINSLNS
- the pilQ gene encoding type IV pilus secretin PilQ — its product is MIFTGSPLAVMAGPALQSIDFSALPGDRVQIALEMSGPASEPTSFVTENPARISFDFSGVSSSLGYKTKLIGVGPAHSITALEAGNRTRLVINLSSMVGYKTEVEDTKVLITLDVSNQGIGSSASLAQQPNTSSMTYEEAEAASSSGGSYDVANIDFRRGEAGEGRILVTLGNPAVPVDVREQGGKIVMEIFKATIDNALVQSLDVMDFATPVSKVETKPVGENVVIEISPVGEYDYLAYQANEVFAVEVRSLSKQEKDALLKERLVFTGDRLSLNFQDIEVRAVLQLLADFTGLNLVTSDTVDGRITLRLKNVPWDQALDIILKSKGLTKRQIDNVIMVAPTEEVAAREQLELESQQKIEELAPLRSDFIQVNYAKAQDLADLLKSEENRLLSERGNVTVDVRTNTLLIQDTAAKLEDIRRLLQRLDIPVRQVLIESRIVIANNDFAKDLGVRFGANFDGSFDDNFTLTAGAMPGHLDNSFGIAPGIENNGDSSTDANREALMVNLPVNSPSGGLNFLVGKVGSYLLQLELTAMQTEGRGELVSSPRVITSDQTQASIKQGVEIPYQEATASGATKISFKEALLKLDVTPHITPDDRVRMDLLINKDSPDYTRSILGVPPIDTRKIETTVLVDNGETVVLGGVFERNKTKATEKVPFFGDIPYAGVLFRRNEQVDDNNELLIFVTPKILKETLTVR